A single genomic interval of Carassius auratus strain Wakin chromosome 30, ASM336829v1, whole genome shotgun sequence harbors:
- the LOC113048977 gene encoding protein FAM214B-like, with amino-acid sequence MRHIHVDLARKELPAQDGDLPLPSTQGESPESEVRRVVPRPFGEEEIRLQKVYQLSILSQRGGFGESQETLRPVRVGMKRSPKGMLVPVAIKRPVQQDEDEDDDESDGEVLCGSGVEPLFCNSLLEHNDSEIPRSPPLSPSHPPIPGRRPAQHNHDRPVPDVFTPLSPKSPPMVDPQGPHSTWGHCEGSPPTLTPRTEASTAGNIPAGSIEEPRDEGHNPVDVKGMLSATESSWAPVPFSTPAEAVEWGMTFESSPPPAETKTSSTNRLSSLEKTPVEANGLVSGSSNSCPVKKRLLSSSDTGESCSEDEGPSTSKRSRLALLAPGLGLASCRSTDAKGAPFWNHLLPSAREHTKTATDCSRSGRRLKVGSRLKSRQLRSGRRTDTSRSCSSSSSLSSISRPLLGNFEESILKGRFTPSGRIEGFTAEIGASGSYCPQHATLPVQVTYYDTSEHSAPSPFLGVILLEPLGKKGYSVPKAGTIQVTLFNPNKTVVKMFLVTYNFGDMPVNHMTFLRHRIFLVPVDEAEGKEGSLSDRKKILCYLIHLRFQSSKSGKIYLHNDIRLLFSRKSIEVDSGIPYELKSFTEVPRNPKYSPRV; translated from the exons ATGCGTCACATCCACGTGGACCTGGCTCGTAAAGAGCTTCCAGCCCAGGACGGGGATCTACCTCTGCCTAGCACTCAAGGCGAGAGCCCTGAATCTGAAGTACGTCGAGTCGTTCCCAGACCTTTTGGAGAAGAGGAGATCAGGCTCCAGAAAGTCTACCAGCTATCCATCCTCTCCCAAAGAGGTGGTTTCGGGGAAAGTCAAGAGACTCTTCGGCCTGTCCGAGTAGGAATGAAACGTAGCCCGAAGGGGATGCTGGTTCCTGTCGCCATTAAGCGTCCTGTCCAACAGGATGAGGATGAAGACGATGATGAGTCCGATGGGGAGGTGTTGTGTGGCTCTGGGGTGGAACCACTTTTTTGCAACTCACTCCTTGAGCACAATGACTCAGAAATCCCTAGGTCACCTCCCCTTTCCCCTTCACATCCACCGATTCCTGGTCGCCGGCCAGCCCAGCACAACCACGACAGGCCCGTCCCAGATGTCTTCACCCCGCTGTCCCCAAAATCTCCTCCTATGGTGGACCCACAGGGCCCTCACTCCACCTGGGGCCACTGTGAGGGAAGTCCTCCCACACTTACTCCCAGAACCGAGGCCTCCACAGCAGGAAACATCCCGGCTGGCTCCATTGAAGAACCAAGGGACGAAGGCCATAACCCTGTCGATGTCAAGGGCATGCTTTCTGCCACAGAGAGCAGTTGGGCACCTGTCCCGTTTTCAACACCAGCTGAAGCTGTCGAATGGGGGATGACTTTTGAATCTTCTCCTCCACCGGCAGAGACAAAGACCTCCTCCACTAACAGACTGAGCTCTCTTGAGAAAACACCAGTGGAAGCAAATGGCCTGGTATCGGGATCATCCAATTCCTGTCCAGTGAAGAAAAGACTTCTCTCCTCCAGTGATACAGGAGAGTCCTGCTCAGAGGATGAGGGTCCATCTACATCAAAACGCAGTCGGCTGGCACTGTTGGCACCGGGGCTCGGATTAGCATCCTGTCGCAGCACTGATGCCAAGGGTGCACCCTTCTGGAACCATCTACTGCCATCAGCAAGGGAGCACACCAAG ACTGCTACAGACTGTTCACGATCTGGGAGAAGGCTCAAAGTAGGGAGTCGACTCAAATC TCGACAGTTACGCAGTGGACGCCGAACAGACACCAGTCGCTCCTGTAGTTCAAGCTCCTCTTTATCCTCCATTAGCAGACCTCTTCTCGGCAACTTTGAG GAGTCGATTCTGAAGGGTCGTTTTACTCCATCTGGGCGGATAGAGGGCTTCACAGCAGAGATCGGGGCTAGCGGCTCCTATTGCCCGCAGCATGCCACCTTACCTGTGCAAGTGACTTATTATGACACCTCGGAGCACAGTGCCCCTTCTCCCTTCCTG GGGGTGATCTTGCTAGAACCACTTGGAAAAAAAGGATACAGCGTACCCAAAGCAGGGACCATTCAAGTG accTTATTTAACCCCAATAAGACTGTGGTTAAAATGTTTTTGGTGACATATAATTTTGGGGACATGCCCGTCAATCACATGACCTTCTTGCGCCATCGTATCTTCCTGGTGCCTGTGGATGAGGCGGAGGGGAAGGAGGGCTCACTGTCTGACAGAAAGAAGATTCTCTGCTACTTGATACACCTCAG ATTCCAGAGTTCCAAATCTGGGAAAATCTACTTGCACAATGATATCCGGCTGCTATTCTCCCGCAAGTCCATCGAGGTGGACTCTGGGATTCCTTACGAGCTGAAATCTTTCACCGAGGTGCCAAGAAACCCCAAATACTCCCCCAGAGTGTGA